One Aegilops tauschii subsp. strangulata cultivar AL8/78 chromosome 7, Aet v6.0, whole genome shotgun sequence genomic window carries:
- the LOC109755777 gene encoding uncharacterized protein encodes MDPQRDFPADVLANILMRLLPNTRRRLRLVCRHWRHVVGTRTATSLRSRAKTLVAATGSACVIDNLWAPWKPRELWPEFMADHYKCMSVVGTCNGLVCLCDDRELGGAITVANPVTGEALRLPPLPPPRFDDQSTCYDRSWHAAYSFAYLPTSGLYKVVHVPCHLDRSVYDRVHVITLGEKSWRGVPAGSGARCSLGDNVVSVDGVTYWTTPEADKVMSFDLEHGRFTSIRSLPSVVLSSSKNGGSWHLGDVHGRLAIVFTQLSSAMERTEVWVMQGRTVGQIRWSC; translated from the coding sequence ATGGATCCACAACGAGACTTCCCCGCCGACGTGCTGGCGAACATCCTGATGCGCCTCCTGCCCAACacccgccgccgtctccgcctcGTCTGCCGGCACTGGCGCCACGTCGTCGGCACGCGCACGGCCACCAGCCTGCGGAGCCGCGCCAAGACACTCGTCGCCGCCACGGGCTCCGCCTGCGTCATCGACAACCTATGGGCTCCATGGAAGCCTAGAGAGCTGTGGCCGGAATTCATGGCAGACCACTACAAGTGCATGAGCGTGGTCGGCACCTGCAACGGCCTCGTTTGCCTCTGCGATGACCGGGAGCTCGGCGGCGCCATCACCGTGGCCAACCCCGTCACAGGGGAGGCGCTGAGGCTCCCGCCGCTGCCACCGCCGCGTTTTGATGATCAAAGCACGTGCTACGATAGGAGCTGGCACGCGGCCTACAGCTTCGCCTACCTCCCGACCTCGGGGCTGTACAAGGTTGTCCACGTCCCGTGCCACCTGGACCGCTCCGTTTACGACAGGGTGCACGTGATTACGCTGGGGGAGAAATCGTGGCGGGGTGTGCCGGCCGGCTCCGGTGCAAGATGTAGCCTTGGCGACAACGTCGTCAGCGTCGACGGCGTGACCTACTGGACCACGCCGGAGGCCGACAAGGTCATGTCGTTCGACCTCGAGCACGGACGCTTCACGTCCATTAGGTCACTACCCTCCGTAGTGTTGTCCAGCTCCAAAAACGGCGGCAGCTGGCACCTAGGAGATGTGCACGGTAGGCTGGCCATCGTCTTTACCCAACTCTCGTCGGCAATGGAGAGGACAGAGGTCTGGGTAATGCAGGGTCGTACGGTGGGGCAGATCAGGTGGAGCTGCTGA